A single genomic interval of Armigeres subalbatus isolate Guangzhou_Male chromosome 1, GZ_Asu_2, whole genome shotgun sequence harbors:
- the LOC134205212 gene encoding protein obstructor-E isoform X1 — protein sequence MKYSIVFVVALFGAAMAQESFKCPDDFGFYPHHTSCDKYWKCDNNVAELKTCGNGLAFDATDSKYLTENCDYLHNVDCGDRTQLEPPISTPHCDRLYGIFADPAKCDVFWNCWSGEASRYQCSPGLAYDREARVCMWADQVPECKNEEVANGFACPAAGEISNAGSFSRHAHPEDCRKYYICLEGVAREYGCPIGTVFKIGDADGTGNCEDPEDVPGCEDYYGDLDLKSIRKSELLAGLAQVQSGSGQPGKSTFKSNRPAAKEN from the exons CAATGGCCCAGGAAAGCTTCAAATGTCCAGACGACTTCGGTTTCTATCCACATCACACATCCTGCGACAAATACTGGAAGTGCGACAACAACGTGGCGGAGCTGAAAACTTGCGGAAACGGTCTGGCCTTCGACGCGACGGATTCCAAATATCTGACAGAGAACTGCGATTACCTGCACAACGTGGACTGCGGTGACCGCACGCAGCTTG AACCGCCAATCTCTACCCCACACTGCGATCGTCTTTACGGTATCTTCGCTGATCCCGCCAAGTGTGACGTATTCTGGAACTGCTGGAGCGGCGAAGCCTCTCGCTACCAGTGCTCTCCTGGACTGGCCTACGATCGCGAAGCTCGCGTCTGCATGTGGGCCGATCAGGTCCCAGAGTGCAAAAACGAAG AAGTGGCCAACGGCTTCGCCTGCCCAGCTGCCGGTGAAATCTCCAACGCCGGATCCTTCTCGCGACATGCCCACCCAGAGGACTGCCGTAAATACTACATCTGTTTGGAGGGAGTCGCCCGCGAATACGGATGCCCGATCGGCACTGTCTTCAAGATCGGCGATGCTGACGGTACCGGAAACTGCGAAGACCCAGAAGATGTTCCCGGATG TGAAGATTACTATGGTGATTTGGACTTGAAAAGCATCCGTAAGAGCGAACTCCTCGCCGGTCTCGCACAGGTCCAGTCGGGTAGTGGCCAACCTGGCAAATCCACTTTTAAATCCAACCGCCCAGCTGCAAAGGAAAACTAA